A single window of Channa argus isolate prfri chromosome 2, Channa argus male v1.0, whole genome shotgun sequence DNA harbors:
- the tssc4 gene encoding U5 small nuclear ribonucleoprotein TSSC4: MCDQKNDEDLNELSASDESEREEQPSRAAFDPELDQDEEDDDDGGGGGGESGVSASFHQTSFSLRGGSSAFSDRSHSIFNCLDNITKVGSSSQKQEHTAHGEFIRPQPPQPSRKTTHPPSTGPTPPKKRGVPDYLVHPEHWTHYSLEDVTESSDQDNRRAAYQFLSSLQQEKQSNSEQSDIQQRMIFCRPTRQPKEQTADQLLPVSEKEKGMHLSHLEEEEGEEGSEREKIGERETERNEEKNKDKDQEEEETRAVGQSEKEKEKRAQREKGEDKEKMEQINPGFYSFRKAKSKIYRKSSKQDDN; this comes from the coding sequence ATGTGTGACCAAAAAAATGATGAAGATTTAAATGAGCTGTCAGCCAGTGATGAATCTGAGCGTGAAGAACAGCCCAGTCGAGCCGCTTTTGACCCTGAGCTGGACCaagatgaggaagatgatgatgatggtggtggcgGTGGTGGGGAGTCTGGGGTTAGCGCTTCATTTCATCAGACATCCTTCAGTCTAAGAGGAGGGAGCTCAGCTTTCTCAGACCGCAGCCACAGCATCTTTAACTGCCTGGACAACATTACCAAAGTGGGCTCCTCCTCTCAAAAACAGGAGCACACTGCACATGGGGAGTTTATTCGGCCTCAGCCTCCACAGCCCAGCAGGAAGACAACCCATCCTCCGTCCACTGGCCCGACTCCACCAAAAAAGAGAGGAGTCCCAGACTACCTGGTGCACCCTGAGCACTGGACCCACTACAGTCTAGAGGATGTCACAGAGAGCAGTGACCAGGATAACCGCAGGGCTGCTTACCAGTTCCTGTCTAGTCTGCAGCAGGAGAAACAGAGCAATTCAGAACAGAGTGACATCCAGCAGAGGATGATCTTCTGCAGGCCAACGCGGCAGCCGAAGGAACAGACTGCAGATCAACTCTTACCTGTCAGTGAAAAGGAGAAGGGGATGCACCTAAGTCatctggaggaggaagaaggggaggagggcagtgagagagagaagataggagaaagagaaacagagcgGAATGAAGAGAAGAATAAGGACAAAGatcaggaggaagaggagacgaGAGCTGTGGGTCAGTcggaaaaggagaaagagaaaagggcacagagagaaaaaggtgAGGATAAGGAGAAGATGGAACAAATCAACCCTGGCTTTTACTCCTTCAGAAAAGCAAAGAGTAAAATCTACAGGAAGAGTTCAAAGCAAGATGACAACTGA
- the LOC137110467 gene encoding anoctamin-9-like isoform X2, with protein MHFIINQTYLNTGENLDELLMKNVFETGFCLHERKKQKQLKEKWAQWSHLFKQQPFSDVKCYFGEKVALYYLWLGWYTQLLVPAAILGVVVFLYGLAFFNTNTLIKEVCNSSIIMCPRCDYNSCQVWRLSDTCAYAKLSHLFDNEGTVAFAMFMAIWATVFLELWKRHRATYVSKWKVYSWSELEEELIMNIVNDPNCRPKQFRHSYLRSALVLILVTLMLMLIIGIAQALVVFRVIATPLLSTGSWEFIRNYANPVAVLIGAVLHYITIQIMTRVNRWVSLKLCELEETNTFAATERSFTVKMFTFQFFTLFSSLFYVAFFLGRINGHPGNYSRIYRWRLEECHPSGCLTDLFIQMAVIMMLKQTLNNIFEFSGPWLKSILGKKAAKKLERKCGHCYRKACKDERGCVEPCDICKLRDWLRNYHLASTDSFSLFNEFLEMVIQFSFTTIFVAAFPLAPLLALLNNVFEIRLDAIKMVRLERRLVPRKTNDIGVWTKVLEAVGVLAVIANGLVIGITSDFVPRLVYRYRYGPCAKGITDTHCMKGYINDTLSMAFLSDPAVKVGFTENQMMLQNGPKFTSCRYRDYRNPEDYSLTSQFWLVLAVRFAFIILFEHVVVVCKFIVAWFVPDNPTKVKNDNLHDKLERLQQEYQERKRSRSTDV; from the exons ATGCATTTCATCATTAATCAGACGTACCTAAACACAGGAG AAAACCTGGATGAACTgttgatgaaaaatgtgtttgaaactGGCTTCTGCCTCCATGAG agaaagaagcagaaacagCTGAAAGAGAAGTGGGCTCAATGGTCTCATCTCTTTAAACAACAACCATTCAGCGATGTCAA GTGCTACTTCGGAGAGAAGGTGGCTCTTTACTACCTTTGGCTTGGATGGTACACACAGTTACTGGTTCCAGCTGCTATTCTAGGAGTTGTAGTGTTTCTTTATGGACTTGCCTTTTTCAACACCAATACTCTCAT TAAGGAGGTTTGTAACTCCAGCATCATCATGTGTCCACGCTGTGATTATAACTCGTGTCAAGTGTGGCGGCTGTCAGACACCTGCGCCTATGCGAAG CTCAGCCATCTTTTTGATAATGAGGGCACTGTGGCTTTTGCTATGTTCATGGCAATCTGGG ccaCTGTGTTCCTGGAGCTGTGGAAGAGACACAGAGCCACATATGTATCTAAGTGGAAGGTCTATAGCTGGTCTGAACTAGAG GAGGAGCTGATTATGAACATAGTCAACGATCCAAACTGTAGACCAAAACAATTCAGGCATTCCTATCTGCGAAGCGCTCTGGTCCTCATTCTGGTAACGCTCATG CTGATGCTGATCATCGGAATCGCTCAAGCTCTGGTGGTGTTCCGTGTCATTGCCACCCCTCTTTTGTCTACGGGCAGTTGGGAGTTTATCAGAAACTATGCCAACCCTGTGGCTGTGCTGATTGGAGCTGTGCTGCACTACATCACCATCCAAATCATGACACGG GTAAACAGATGGGTTTCCCTCAAGCTATGTGAACTAG AGGAGACAAACACATTTGCTGCCACAGAGAGGAGTTTCACAGTGAAGATGTTCACCTTCCAGTTCTTCACTCTCTTCTCGTCCCTCTTCTATGTGGCCTTCTTCCTGGGCAG gATAAATGGCCATCCAGGAAACTATTCTCGCATTTATCGGTGGAGATTGGAGGAG TGTCACCCAAGTGGTTGTTTGACAGACCTATTCATCCAGATGGCTGTGATCATGATGCTTAAACAGACTCTCAACAACATCTTTGAGTTCAGTGGCCC CTGGTTAAAGAGCATTCTGGGCAAGAAAGCAGCAAAGAAGCTGGAAAGGAAGTGTGGTCACTGTTACAGAAAAGCCTGCAAAGACGAACGGGGCTGTGTTGAACCGTGTGACATCTGCAAACTTCGAGACTGGCTGCGTAACTACCATCTGGCCAGCACTGATAGTTTTAGCTTGTTCAACGAGTTCCTAGAGATGG TGATCCAGTTCAGTTTTACTACCATATTTGTGGCAGCGTTCCCCCTCGCACCCCTCCTGGCATTACTCAACAACGTCTTTGAAATCCGTTTAGACGCAATTAAGATGGTTCGCCTTGAACGCCGCCTGGTTCCCAGGAAGACCAACGATATCG GTGTGTGGACGAAGGTTTTAGAAGCAGTCGGTGTGTTGGCAGTGATTGCTAATGGATTGGTCATTGGAATCACATCAGACTTTGTTCCACGTCTCGTCTATCGTTATCGTTATGGCCCATGTGCTAAAGGAATCACCGACACACA CTGCATGAAGGGCTACATTAATGATACTCTGTCCATGGCCTTTCTGAGTGACCCAGCAGTTAAAGTGGGCTTTACTGAAAATCAGATGATGTTGCAAAATGGGCCAAAATTCACATCATGCAG ATACAGAGACTACAGGAATCCTGAAGACTACAGTCTGACATCTCAGTTCTGGTTGGTCCTTGCTGTGCGATTTGCCTTCATAATCCTGTTTGAG cATGTTGTGGTGGTGTGTAAGTTTATAGTTGCGTGGTTCGTTCCTGACAATCCCACCAAGGTCAAGAATGATAATCTGCATGACAAACTGGAGCGTCTGCAACAGGAGTACCA AGAAAGAAAGCGCAGCAGATCAACAGACGTTTGA
- the LOC137110467 gene encoding anoctamin-9-like isoform X1: MFFKDREEDTELLERQKDGTQPLLPVTPAQRTFEYVLVAHSPDRDKDQKAQKRNAFIEQLKKKNISVTRIIHENKVFFGLRAPNEMLEDYQYLLKVSDSCNSSAVENAANAQAARIRIMHFIINQTYLNTGENLDELLMKNVFETGFCLHERKKQKQLKEKWAQWSHLFKQQPFSDVKCYFGEKVALYYLWLGWYTQLLVPAAILGVVVFLYGLAFFNTNTLIKEVCNSSIIMCPRCDYNSCQVWRLSDTCAYAKLSHLFDNEGTVAFAMFMAIWATVFLELWKRHRATYVSKWKVYSWSELEEELIMNIVNDPNCRPKQFRHSYLRSALVLILVTLMLMLIIGIAQALVVFRVIATPLLSTGSWEFIRNYANPVAVLIGAVLHYITIQIMTRVNRWVSLKLCELEETNTFAATERSFTVKMFTFQFFTLFSSLFYVAFFLGRINGHPGNYSRIYRWRLEECHPSGCLTDLFIQMAVIMMLKQTLNNIFEFSGPWLKSILGKKAAKKLERKCGHCYRKACKDERGCVEPCDICKLRDWLRNYHLASTDSFSLFNEFLEMVIQFSFTTIFVAAFPLAPLLALLNNVFEIRLDAIKMVRLERRLVPRKTNDIGVWTKVLEAVGVLAVIANGLVIGITSDFVPRLVYRYRYGPCAKGITDTHCMKGYINDTLSMAFLSDPAVKVGFTENQMMLQNGPKFTSCRYRDYRNPEDYSLTSQFWLVLAVRFAFIILFEHVVVVCKFIVAWFVPDNPTKVKNDNLHDKLERLQQEYQERKRSRSTDV, from the exons ATGTTCTTCAAGGACCGGGAG gAAGACACTGAGCTGTTGGAAAGGCAGAAGGATGGCACTCAGCCTTTACTTCCTGTAACA CCTGCCCAGAGGACCTTTGAATATGTGCTGGTGGCTCACAGTCCGGACCGTGACAAAGACCAAAAGGCTCAGAAACGGAATGCCTTCATTGAGCAActcaagaagaaaaacatctctGTCACA aggaTTATCCATGAAAACAAAGTGTTCTTCGGCTTGCGTGCTCCAAATGAGATGTTGGAAGACTACCAATATCTGCTCAAAGTCTCTGACTCCTGTAATTCATCTGCAGTAGAGAATGCAGCCAATGCCCAGGCTGCCAG AATCCGAATTATGCATTTCATCATTAATCAGACGTACCTAAACACAGGAG AAAACCTGGATGAACTgttgatgaaaaatgtgtttgaaactGGCTTCTGCCTCCATGAG agaaagaagcagaaacagCTGAAAGAGAAGTGGGCTCAATGGTCTCATCTCTTTAAACAACAACCATTCAGCGATGTCAA GTGCTACTTCGGAGAGAAGGTGGCTCTTTACTACCTTTGGCTTGGATGGTACACACAGTTACTGGTTCCAGCTGCTATTCTAGGAGTTGTAGTGTTTCTTTATGGACTTGCCTTTTTCAACACCAATACTCTCAT TAAGGAGGTTTGTAACTCCAGCATCATCATGTGTCCACGCTGTGATTATAACTCGTGTCAAGTGTGGCGGCTGTCAGACACCTGCGCCTATGCGAAG CTCAGCCATCTTTTTGATAATGAGGGCACTGTGGCTTTTGCTATGTTCATGGCAATCTGGG ccaCTGTGTTCCTGGAGCTGTGGAAGAGACACAGAGCCACATATGTATCTAAGTGGAAGGTCTATAGCTGGTCTGAACTAGAG GAGGAGCTGATTATGAACATAGTCAACGATCCAAACTGTAGACCAAAACAATTCAGGCATTCCTATCTGCGAAGCGCTCTGGTCCTCATTCTGGTAACGCTCATG CTGATGCTGATCATCGGAATCGCTCAAGCTCTGGTGGTGTTCCGTGTCATTGCCACCCCTCTTTTGTCTACGGGCAGTTGGGAGTTTATCAGAAACTATGCCAACCCTGTGGCTGTGCTGATTGGAGCTGTGCTGCACTACATCACCATCCAAATCATGACACGG GTAAACAGATGGGTTTCCCTCAAGCTATGTGAACTAG AGGAGACAAACACATTTGCTGCCACAGAGAGGAGTTTCACAGTGAAGATGTTCACCTTCCAGTTCTTCACTCTCTTCTCGTCCCTCTTCTATGTGGCCTTCTTCCTGGGCAG gATAAATGGCCATCCAGGAAACTATTCTCGCATTTATCGGTGGAGATTGGAGGAG TGTCACCCAAGTGGTTGTTTGACAGACCTATTCATCCAGATGGCTGTGATCATGATGCTTAAACAGACTCTCAACAACATCTTTGAGTTCAGTGGCCC CTGGTTAAAGAGCATTCTGGGCAAGAAAGCAGCAAAGAAGCTGGAAAGGAAGTGTGGTCACTGTTACAGAAAAGCCTGCAAAGACGAACGGGGCTGTGTTGAACCGTGTGACATCTGCAAACTTCGAGACTGGCTGCGTAACTACCATCTGGCCAGCACTGATAGTTTTAGCTTGTTCAACGAGTTCCTAGAGATGG TGATCCAGTTCAGTTTTACTACCATATTTGTGGCAGCGTTCCCCCTCGCACCCCTCCTGGCATTACTCAACAACGTCTTTGAAATCCGTTTAGACGCAATTAAGATGGTTCGCCTTGAACGCCGCCTGGTTCCCAGGAAGACCAACGATATCG GTGTGTGGACGAAGGTTTTAGAAGCAGTCGGTGTGTTGGCAGTGATTGCTAATGGATTGGTCATTGGAATCACATCAGACTTTGTTCCACGTCTCGTCTATCGTTATCGTTATGGCCCATGTGCTAAAGGAATCACCGACACACA CTGCATGAAGGGCTACATTAATGATACTCTGTCCATGGCCTTTCTGAGTGACCCAGCAGTTAAAGTGGGCTTTACTGAAAATCAGATGATGTTGCAAAATGGGCCAAAATTCACATCATGCAG ATACAGAGACTACAGGAATCCTGAAGACTACAGTCTGACATCTCAGTTCTGGTTGGTCCTTGCTGTGCGATTTGCCTTCATAATCCTGTTTGAG cATGTTGTGGTGGTGTGTAAGTTTATAGTTGCGTGGTTCGTTCCTGACAATCCCACCAAGGTCAAGAATGATAATCTGCATGACAAACTGGAGCGTCTGCAACAGGAGTACCA AGAAAGAAAGCGCAGCAGATCAACAGACGTTTGA